The genomic stretch GCCGTGTCAAGACTCAGTCTGTTGCCGGTCAGGTCCAGCTCTGTCAGGGCTTGGTTGACCATCAAGGCATCCGCGACTGCCGCACCTCCTTCTTGACCCAGACCGTTCCAGGAGAGATTGAGAACTTTCAGCCGCACGTTTTCCTGCGTAGTTGAAGTTAATTAGTCATATTAGTACATGCTGGCGGAAGCAGGGCAGAGGGTGTTCTACTCTTCTTTTTAGAACATAACCATAAGTAAAAAGTCTTAGATGGTcatctgactttaaaaaaaaattgaagtctTGAAAGTTGATTAaatccacacccacacccaccaccacccaaaaaAGTGTAATTAATCATCTACCTTCAGTCCTCTAGCAATCGCTGCTCCGCCATTGTGTCTCAGCATGTTCCAGCTCAGGTCGAGGACGTCTAAATTCTCGTTGACACCTGATCACGGAATCAGCAAATCGCATGCTGTAGGACAAATGTAATTCTTCTCAACAGCCTTCTTACCTCAGTCTTGTATTTTCAAACTCATGAAGGAATCCAACTCACGAAGAGTGGTTGTAAGAAAtgacaaaaggaagagaaaaacaaaaccaaaccagaAGTGCAACACTGACCAAGAGCCTGTCCAATGATGTCCGCTCCAATCTCAGTAAACCTGTTGTGACTCAAGTCCAACTCCCTGAGGTATTTATTGTTCTGCACAGCAAAGCATGCATTATTCAGTTTTAAGCTGCAATGTGACTTCATATGTCTATATATACACCTTTACTAgataaaataaagtcttataatttaaatataattcCTTTATTATTCAGTATCTACATTTTTTATCTCTATTTTAGTCTGCAAAAACATTACAGCCGGTCGATGTTCTCTACATTAATTTACTCTGTATTGAGTAGCACACTCTTCTTTGAGACCCTCTacgattttcattattttgtgctgtccaaagaagaaattacaacaacagcaactgcGTAAATGATGGCACTCTCCTCCTCACTATACCCTTCCCATCTCCCCCACAGCATGGCGATTTCCTTCTAACCAAGCTTTTGTCTGCCTGTCCTGCTTCCACAACcacttcccctctctctccatGTTGTATGCTCAAATCAATAAAGGACTCTTTGTTCAGAGAACGTAgttcgtgttttatttttacctccAGCGCCTCGGCAAAAAACTGGGCAGCTTTGTCGTCGAATTCATTGCCTGAAACGAAAACAATCGAGTGAAAGAAAGCCAAACTAGCCTGGAGCAAATATTTGCAGTCAAGAGATTCGAACCACGCACCTAGAAAACAACTAACGAAGAAGAATGATATTTCGTGGTCGTCTCCGGCTTTCATGGTGTGTGCTAATGTCTCATTCAGTCTTGTATCACCAGCCTCAGTTTACCATCTATTTGTAAAATCCTTcgcaaaacaaatgtttttacatGATAAATCTGAAGGACAGAGTTCCAATACTTGGATGATGCACATGATGCAAAAGTACACTAGATGTAGAAATAGGCAGAGTGCGAATATcagacaaacagcagcagcagaacaGTCTAGCAGACGAGCAAGAAATGAGAAGCTGAGAGAAATTAGTTTGGCAGGAACTGGAGaaaccgcaaaaaaaaaaaaagataaagaattcTTATTCGATACAGGCTTAGAAAGACTGGACTTGATGAGagggtgagaaaaaaatgactcgATAATCAACAAGCTGTTTCCAGACCACTGTACCCATCAGGTTCAGTTTGCGGAGCCCTCCGTTGGCCAGCAGCATGCGACAGACGTATTCTGCTCCTGCATTGCCGAGCTTGTTCTCCGCCAGTCCCTagaaatcaaaaaaaaaaaaaaaagaaaaaaagaaaaaaaaaaagaaaagaaaagcaaatttttGAAACTCTTTACAACTGGAGGGGAGTTTTTGAGTTGCAAGGATCGTGAAGGATGCCGGGCAATAATGTCAACGGCCTTCCTGACCTAGAGAATGACGTCAAACCTTTGACcgaagttgtgtgtgtgaaggtcacaggaaaccaaCGGTTTGGGGTCAACGTTCCAAACATTGAGACATTgaaactttggtcaacatgttAAGTCCAGGCTTGTTTGTAAATACATTTGCCAATACCTTTCCAATGGGACTGCATGGCGTCGTAGGTTTGACGGTTCGGCACTTTGTCGGTTAAGAAATGTCTTTACCGTGGACTATAGGGTGTCATCGCCCTCAACTGCGGTTTGTCTCCACATAAATCATCTCTGTATTGTTAATGAGTATATGGTTTGTTTATAATGTATTTTGGTTACTTTGATGTATATATTTGATCATGTGTTGAATGCTACTATATCTGGTTCATGTCTGCTTAGTGATTTCCTAATTGCCACCTTTAAATAGCCGAATGAAATGAAATCCTCGATCTATAAACGGTCTTTCATCACGACATTGCTTTCTGATAAGAAAGCAGACGGTTGGTATTACAAAATCTTTAAACACTGTTTATCGTTGTAATAGATTTAAGCTGTAAAGGGGGAGGGGAATCTGTCTCATACAAGAACTCagcttgtttggtttttatgtagttcagcacacacacattcacacacgcgcgcaaaATTTACCCCAGTACACACCATTTCTGTGATGTAGTCATTCTCCTCCAAGAGTCGACAAATAGCCATACCACCCTCAGGGCTCATCCAGTTACCTCCAAGGTCCAGTCTCTCCACCGTTATGTTGTCCTGCAGTAAGAGCAGAGAGCGCACAAAGGTTACACATGGCGGAAAGCTACTGGGTGGGCAGTTTATTGCAGGCCTTCTTCAAAGTCACATTTTAAGAACATTTCTCAACACACGTGTGCCACCTCGCTTTCTTTTAATAAACCAAACTTTGTACCGATTGGTCTCTTAATCCTGCGTACCTTCAGTGCCAGTGCGATGGCCATGGTGGATGCGGGGTCAAGGCCGTGGTAGCGCATGGTGATGACCGGGTCGTTGATGTGACGCAGGAAGTAGGAGACAGGCACAACGTTTAGTTGGTGACAGACGGTGTGGTAGTATCCTCTGACcttgtcctcctcctcatcatcatctaggGTCCGGAAATAGCAGTTGATTACAGCGGGTAAAGATTTTTAGGCTCCCAATCACCCTTCCCTTCTGTCTTTACGGGTTGAAACAAGAGTAGTCTTCCCAAGAAGGACATTTagtctgatatatatatatagtctgaTATAGATATATACCTCATGATGCAACTTGCAAAGAGAGTAAAAGAAAGTGTGcgtgtgcacgcgtgtgtgtgtgtggagggtgtaTATGTGTACGCGCGCACGTGTGTAGTGAAAGTTCAGACTATCCATATTAGTGAGAAGGGGactttgaataatttttttctcataatatTTAATATCATAAGCTCATCATCTTGCCATCTCACCATTACTAACACCTCACGCAGTTTACGACTTACCTTCGTTTTCTAAATCTGTATCGAAGTCTTCATCCGCCGTCTTGGTTTCGACAGTTTCTATGGTGATCTGACCGATGAAATCCCTGAGCGATTGCTCGTCGGAGGCTGGCTCCTCGGATTCTTCCTCAGAGACGTCGACGTCTGGCTGTACTTCAGTGATGAGCACCTGCGACTCTGGTTCCGGATGCTGCACGACttcgctgtcgtctgcttgccgCGGACTCATCACGTGACTAGGTGTGCGGGCTAGCGCCGCGCGAGACTTGAACGAGACATAGAGAGTATCATGTCAGGAATGGAAGAGATCATAACCGAAAGATTGTTTTTCAATTACGAAAGACGaaacttttttctcctcttttaaaagtatttgcaaATGGTAAACAAGtacgcgtgcgcgcgtgtgtgtgtgtgtcacagagagagagagagaataggaGGGAAGAAATCGCGTTAATTTACATGGAGCTCAGTCtactcattaaaacaaaagcacttTTGTGGAACCTTTAGGTTTGCATCATTGTAATATGTAAATCTTTACTTGAGACTCCTGCCTGCAATCAGTATTATGGTTCTAAGATCGTGTAGGGAAGAGATCCACACCATTTACCTATCTGAAACGATAAACTAGGTGTAACGACACTTACCTGGAGAGTGGGCATGCGCGGTCCTTTAGACTCTGGCCGGGAGGTAGCGATCGCTGCGAcgtcagcgccacctgttgcACCATTGTCGACCAGAGTATCTTCCTCTTGAATCGCTTCCTGCTCCTCTTTAGGCGATGGTTCGGCATCAGAATGCTCAGTCTGCGTCTTGCAACAGAATTCATGATTAAAAATGTAAGCGATAAAAGCAAGCTCTTGTAGATGCTTTCTCTCTCCTATTTACCTCCCATTCCACGCGTTCTTGTACCGAATCTCgatatgtatgtttgtaattatatatatatagtttatgtactgtctatgtgtatgtttgtagcTGCGACTATACTGCACTCCTCTTGTATCAGATTGAACTCTTTTTGTTGTCTGTGACAGTTTTCACGAGTAAATCAGGGCTAGGGGAAAATCTAGTCACGCGCCAACCATTTGTCTGGCATGCTGGCTTAGTTCCTCTATCAGGCACAAATTCTTCCCATCTGTCGACCAGCTGAGCATCTCACAGGTTCCAGCTTAGAAgattacaaacatcaccattcagagaaaaaagtcaacaacataGAGATCAGAATTGCACATGGATACCATTGCTTTGGTGGAAGATATTCGCCCAGATTTGTGGAAATAGTATCACAGGAACCTGCTATGAGAAAACAATCTGCACCCCACTAGGTCTCTTAACTGGAcacattttgcagaaaattctatgaaataaaaatgtaaatgattgcTAAGCACGGTCACACTATCGACTATTTGTTTTTGGCAATGAAGACCTTTTTCTTAGAAAATAATGTGTAAGTGAAAATGCGGGGCAAGCCATGCCAGTgtcagcatctctctctctaaactCGACTTCCATCAGACTGTGCTGCCCGCTCCCTCCACCCAACCCTGTGACTCGGAACCATGCCGTTGATTACATCTTGACATTAGGTTCAGCGACCTGAaaccttccttttctttatgGATGGACGGACAAATGAATGGATAGATGGACGGACGGATTGTCCAtctaaaataacttttaaaaaatacttttgacaTATGCATGAGTCTGGTAGAAGTTTCTAGAATACGGTCCGAGTCTGATAAAAGTCCCATGTTAAACTGATCTCACACTGTTTTAACGAAGGTTTTTCTAAGTAACTGATTTGAAGGTCTGCATCAAAATGGTTCctcacattttttgttgttgttgttgttgttgttgttgttgttgttgttgttgttgttgttgttgttgttaagatTAGTCTCATAATTTCTGCCGAGAGTTAGGGACAAATTAATCAAATTTTACACAAGACGGCTGGAATAGCTGCCGAccacatcaattttttaaacatttttttttactcagtcGAACCGCTTGCCTTCAATTTTTGAGAGCCCCGTCAAATCCTTTAATGTGATTATTGACAGATACAATGAATAGCCACTCGGTGGTGTAAGCCCACTTATCTTCCCAGAAGAGAAATAATTATGTTGTTTATCTGGCTGGCATTTTACTGTGTACCTTTCTTTATTGACATGAAACAGATCTGGAAGTGGTACTGGAATGAACTCTTACGATTGTAAGCAAAGGTATTGTGACGACCATGCAGGGGGCCTACCACTAGCACGCCTTTGAACCGAGTAACTGCACTGGGCGAACGTGTCCCAGCGACCGACACAATAGCTTGAAGAAACCAACTGTCATTATGGGCGTGACATGAATAGAAGCTGGAATGAAGAATCTCGATCACACTTCACTGAGGCCATTACTCTGTTTGCTGATAATTAGGATGTTAAACATAATAAGAGTAATGAGTAGGAACAAAAAATTACTGAACTGTGTTACTGGCTGTATTATTATTCACCGATCACTAGTTTTTATGTTATTGAATGTAAAAGGGGCGTGcgaggaagaaaataaagttgacTTTTTTAATGCTGACACTATCTTCCCTATGTTTAATCATTGTATCGGGGCAGAACTGAATATGTTCCAGTTCATGTTTTTCTATTCATTTCTCGCCCACTTCGCCATTACATGTTACATCCGGGTAACAGTATGGGATGCATGCATGTCAGATCAGGGCCTCGCCtaatgtattttttgttttaaaaagtaaagctACTTGGCTGTATTTGCAGGTAAAATGACATGAAATTCTCGTGGGCTGGTTGTCGCTGTTTACATACAGCCTACGCCTGTCGACGGTCTCGCGATAACGCGACACGAGAACTGTCGCAGACGATTTTCCGGATGGTTCGCTCAGTCTTTCCGCCAGACATGCAAGCGTGTTAAGCCGCCAGGCGGCATTAAGAAGAATTAATATTTGATCGACGAGTGTTTTCCGTCTACGTAAATAGCTCTTGTTCGTTCTCCCAAACTGTAAATATCAAAGTTGAGATAGGCGGTCACTGCAAGACCTGAATGGCGACAGCGTTATTTTTCGTCTGGCGCCAATCGTAAGCCAGAGGTGAAGggtcacgtgtgtgtgagtgtgagtgatagactacaataaaatttatatttacaccTTTTCGCAATCATGTGCGATGATTTTGCAGGCATTAAACAAGTTAGTGTTCGTGTAGTCCTGCTGACGGATGTGTTTCATAGTGTTGTGTGATATTTCTTTGTGTCAGCAAGGGCCTTGTGCCAACTACTCCATGTCACCTGTGTTAGTAGCAACATCGATCTGGGGCTTTCTGACCTGACAATAACACGTATTACTAAGTCCTCGAAAAGACTGGTTTACACGCTGGTTCACAACGAAGGATTATATGGTGAAATAATTGTTGATATGGATCATGATCTTGGAGAGGCTGTATCTAACAGTGGTGGCTATAGTCGGTGGGAGTGTTAGACAACGTACGCGAGcattcaaaactttttaaatgtttaggaatttaaaaaataaatatcagttttatttaagtctgtctccctgtctcatttactttttcttttgttgccgTTAATTGAGACGAATGTGTTACTATTGTAAAATGAGtatagtttcttttaaaaatggctttatgagaaaaacaaaacatcaagaaagagagagaaagataaaaagaggcaaggagaaagagataatgtgtgtgtatgtgttgcaATGTGAGAAACTGGGATTGTTCAGTGCCTCTGCCAATAAACACACGGTTCAATCTTTGCAAAGTGTCAGGGATCGAGATTAACCGAGGGGCAGTGGCATGAAAGGAAGACTCGAAGGGGAGTAAAGGATCGCTTTCCTCGTGGCGGGGTCCTGAACTGCCGTATTGATCAGCGTGCATTGACAGTTGCCGTGCATGAAATTATTAGAGCTGGGAGACTTTATGCCAGCACGCTCCGAACCTGACTACCACCAAAACACTGCTCAAATACAACCAAGGTGATGTCGAGACTGCCGTCTATTTTTAATcacctcccctctctctctttatgtgttacatttgttttggagtatgtgtatttattaattttgtactTTAAATATAGATGTAtgtgaaaagacaaaacatacacatgtatatgcacagagagagaacaaaatcaATTTCTACACATAGTATACAGGAAAGAACATTTATGTGTGGATAAAGGCAAAACATACGAGTGCACACTCAAACACATATTTTaggtatttttatatttattatgtatggtaatttattttacatactcTATATGTATATACGTGTGCAGGTTTGTGTTCGTTTCTGATACACAGGCGTCCAAGGGCAAACGTGCGATGTTTAACTACCCTAGTCAACTATTAAACACATCCACTTCCCCCACCGCTCTCTCCCTCACATCACTCTGTGTCGGCCTCTTCAGACGTGAAGCTTAGAAAACATGTGGCAAACACAAACTCACTACATATTAACATGCAAACTATACttgcactctttctctcacatacaaagaacatagatGGCCTTTGATCATTGGCTAACTGAGGCGGGTGTTTGCTTACCGTGGAAGCCACTTTTGTTGGCATTCACATACAAAACGGCGCAGCCTGCCCGTGTGCATTTATAGATGTTCGTATAACACGGGTTTCAACAAATTTCAACACCTTTCTCCTTCACTCACCAGCAAGCAACCATCATCCAGCCCTACTGCCAGGATACCCCGCCTAGTCCCTAGTTAACATATAAATATGATAATGGATTTCTCGTTGTTATGAATCGACTTTTGATCTCACTTACCCCTGAAAGTGTTTGTAGCGGAGAAACTTCCTCGTCTTCCATCTTCGCTTCTATCTATCCGTTGATTAACTGATCGCACGAAGCCGTTCCTTACACCTCATGGTACTCTGCGTGAAATAAACCCAAACTCACGAGGTCCAGTGCCACAAAAGGAGATCACGACACGCAGTCGCCATTGTCAGAGTGTTCGGCCAGTGACTCTTGGTACCCACGCTACAGTTAGTCCTCTACCACCTGTATATTGTGTGGACCTCACCTTCATGTATCTCGGGTACGAAGGTCATTGTCAGTGTTTCAGACTTTGCATGTCGGTCACCCCAGGTGTGAAGCTTATACACCAGGTGGAAAATCTTGTAAAGAATGGTCCATTCTTGAACGGCGTTTTCACAAAGGTTTTACAGGAGGCCCACAGAGTTTATTGAAGGCAAGGGTTTAACACCACGATCCGATCGACAGGCAGACTGAAAACAACTGAAACGACATTAAGTTGTCGAACAGTCGTTTGTAGGATATGTGGCCCTACGAAGTTCACagtgatgttgttttttttttaattgaagaaCGTTTAGTGGATATGATTTTTAGTCTCAAGCATCAGCCAGGTAGGCTGCATGTGTCTCTCGGTGCTGTTTGGCCGGTCAGCCCAATGTACAGTCGTTTGATAAGACACGTACCGTTGATTAAAAGTCTGCTGCCATGTCTGAAGCGGGACGGAGCCACAGAGCACACACAGTCAATGCAGTGCCCTTACACTGTACCCCTTTTAGCGGGTGGGTCTGCGGGTGGGTCTGCCGCTTTTCAGCTACCTTCAGACGTGCTTGCAGACACAGGCACGC from Pomacea canaliculata isolate SZHN2017 linkage group LG8, ASM307304v1, whole genome shotgun sequence encodes the following:
- the LOC112570892 gene encoding leucine-rich repeat-containing protein 74B-like, translating into MEDEEVSPLQTLSGTQTEHSDAEPSPKEEQEAIQEEDTLVDNGATGGADVAAIATSRPESKGPRMPTLQSRAALARTPSHVMSPRQADDSEVVQHPEPESQVLITEVQPDVDVSEEESEEPASDEQSLRDFIGQITIETVETKTADEDFDTDLENEDDDEEEDKVRGYYHTVCHQLNVVPVSYFLRHINDPVITMRYHGLDPASTMAIALALKDNITVERLDLGGNWMSPEGGMAICRLLEENDYITEMGLAENKLGNAGAEYVCRMLLANGGLRKLNLMGNEFDDKAAQFFAEALENNKYLRELDLSHNRFTEIGADIIGQALGVNENLDVLDLSWNMLRHNGGAAIARGLKENVRLKVLNLSWNGLGQEGGAAVADALMVNQALTELDLTGNRLSLDTAKRMAKVLAGNDTIKILKMGDNLLTSAGAIALMTAVNSSDSCELEELDLTDVEVEYEFLRVAEDTKMKRPNFVVKHGPVMRAGNTLDDLGKPGIDPFKKKKEPVVILNEHIVVNDLRLVDILQRYDPSGAFSVTPEDFLTALEELAVPFDKEKLKEAVYRQAANQSGRIYFGDLSSQQKEDMPVPS